The genomic DNA TAAAGGAGAAAAACCGCTTTGTTCGCGGATTGGTAGGCTGGGCGGGCTTTCGGCAAACGAGTGTAGAGTATGTGCGCGATGAGCGTTTTGCAGGTGTCACGAAATATCCATTGCGGAAAATGATTTCGTTTGCTCTGGATGGCATCACCTCTTTTTCGCATAAACCGTTAAAGATGGCTTCATATATTGGAGTTATTCTGTCGCTTTCCAGCTTCATCTACCTGTTCGTCGTATTGTTTCAAAAATGGTTTGAGCTGGGGACGGTCCCTGGGTGGGCTTCGATCGTGGCGATTAATCTGTTCTTCAACGGCATTGTGCTCATGCTGCTGGGTGTGATGGGGGAGTACATCGGGCGGATTTACGATGAGTCCAAGGATAGGCCGCTTTATATCGTGCGGGAGACTACAGGCTTTCAGCGAGAGGATGCAAATCCGCCTGCCCGGCCATCGTATGTACCGGAGGGAGTGAATGCGCAGGTGGAGGAGTATGCGGGATAACGGAGGAGGACGTGTTGCTATACAGTTTCTGAAATTCAATGCTGTCGGGCTGATCAATACGGCGATCGATTTTTCGTTTTTTACTCTACTGCTGTTTTTCGGGATGGGCAGTCTCGGGGCGCAGGTCATATCATACGCTGCGGGAACGCTGAACAGTTATATATTGAATAAAAAAATTACGTTCGCCGATCAGGAAGGCGGCTGGGGGGGGCGGAGCATGTTTGTTATTGGACAGTTTGCTCGGTTTGCCGCATTGAACGCAGCAGTTCTTGCTCTATCATTAATGATGCTTTTTGTATTAATCTCACTGGCCGGATTGCATCCGCTGACATCTAAAGTGCTGGTCACGGCAGTCACTGTAGGCTTGAATTTTTTGGGAAGCCGGAAATGGGTATTTGCCAAACAAACTTATGGGCACGACAGAATGGAAGGATGAAATATCGCTAACGGAGACTGTTTTCTTTGAATATAATTTTGGATTTGATGAAGAAGACAGGCATAAGTGCAGCAGAAGTTCAATAAAGATGGATTGAGGAAAAGTGAATTAACTATCGTATTGGAGTGGGACTAATGAGGAGCAAAGCCAGAACAGTAATTGCTGCTACGCTTGCTGCAGGTTTGACGATGGGCACGGCGAACACGGCTTTTGCAACGGTAGACGGACTGCAGGAAAATTTGATTACACCTGAGTCCGAAACGTACGAATGGTGTCCAACCCCGACGCCAACGCCGAAGCCAACGCCGACCCCGAAGCCAACGCCGACCCCGAAGCCAACGCCGACCCCAACACCAACGCCGACACCGAAGCCGACGCCGACCCCAACACCAACGAAGACGCCGAAGCCGACGCCGACCCCAACACCGACGAAGACGCCGAAGCCAACGCCGACCCCAACACCAACGCCGACCCCGAAGCCGACGCCGACCCCAACACCAACGAAGACGCCGAAGCCAACGCCGACCCCAACACCAACGAAGACGCCGAAGCCAACGCCGACCCCAACACCAACGCCGACCCCGAAGCCGAAGCCGACCCCAACACCAACGCCGACACCGAAGCCGACGCCGACCCCAACACCAACGCCGACCCCGAAGCCGACGCCGACCCCAACACCAACGCCGACACCGAAGCCGACGCCGACCCCAACACCAACGCCGACCCCGAAGCCGACGCCGACCCCAACACCAACGCCGACCCCGAAGCCAACGCCGACCCCAACACCAACGCCGACCCCGAAGCCGACGCCGACCCCAACACCAACGAAGACACCGAAGCCAACGCCGACCCCAACACCAACGAAGACACCGAAGCCGACGCCGACCCCAACACCAACGCCGACCCCGAAGCCGACGCCGACCCCAACACCAACGAAGACCCCGAAGCCGACGCCGACCCCAACACCAACGCCGACGCCAACACCAACGCCGACACCAGAACCAACGCCGGAACCGACGCCAACACCAACATCGACACCAGAACCAACGCCGGAACCGACGCCAACACCAACGCCGACACCAGAACCAACGCCGGAACCGACGCCAACACCAACATCGACACCAGAACCAACGCCGGAACCGACGCCGACACCAACATCGACACCAGAACCGACGCCGGAACCGACGCCGACCCCAACATCGACACCAGAACCAACGCCAGAACCGACGCCGACCCCAACATCGACACCAGAACCAACGCCAGAACCGACGCCGACCCCAACATCGACACCAGAACCAACGCCAGAACCGACGCCGACCCCAACATCGACACCAGAACCAACGCCAGAACCGACGCCGACACCAACATCGACACCAGAACCAACGCCAGAACCGACGCCGACCCCAACATCGACACCAGAACCAACGCCAGAACCGACGCCAACACCAACATCGACACCAGAACCAACGCCGAGATCTACATCTACTCCGTCATCGGGCTCCAGAGGGTATGTCTATATACTGACTCCTAGCCCAACGCCATCACCGACACCATCGCCAAGCCCTAGTCCAACGCCGACCGCAAGCGTTAGCCCAACCCCGGTTCCAACAACAGCGCCAGTTCAGGATATCTTGCTACCGGAAGCCGAGCCGGAAGATCAACCGCCTTCTAGTAAGCCAGAAAAAACAGAAAAAATTGACGATGTTTCCGTATCCACGCTACCAAAAACCGGGGAAGCAAGCTCCTTGCCATATTATATCGCTGGTCTTGGTTCGGTCATTGTTGGATTCTTTTTAAGAAGAAAAAGCAAAAAATCCAGTTAACCGATTTCTGAAGAAGTAAGGAGGTTATCCTCTTTACTTCTTTATTTTGAAGTAGAAATATGAATAAACGCCTCTTTGCGATGAAGGAGAGTATTATGAAGAAAGTGATTCCCTATGCACTCATTGTCCTCGGCCTGCTTGTTATGCTGTATCCGAAAGCAAACGAATATTACGAGAATGCTCAAACACAAGAACTTTTACAAGCGATAAATAGTAGTGCAAAATCAGGATATAGTGATACAGAGATTGATTCGAGGCTTTTATCAGAATATAAGGATGTTTCTCGAACACTGGAGGAAATGCCGTATTTAGAAGATACCGGGGATAATGTAAATGAACAAATATCTCACAGCGAGCATAAAAAAGCTGCTTCAAGCAGTGAAACAAATAGTAAGAAAGCGATCGCGGTTATTAAAATTGCTAAAATAAAATTAAATCTTCCCGTCTTAGAGGGGCTACCCAGACCAATATGAAATACGCGGCCGCTCATTTAAAAGAGACGGATCCAATAGGAGAGAGTGGTAATGCGGCAATTGCGGCCCATCGGGCCAGAACTAAGGGTAGACTGTTTAATCGTCTTAATGAAATAGAGGTTGGGGACGAAATTGTTGTCGAGGTTGGAAGTAAGGGTTACGTGTATGAAACCGACAAGATCTCGATCGTAAAGCCTACAGATGTTTCTGTTCTAAAAAGAGATCCTGACAATAAAGCGGTACTTACATTAATAACATGCGATCCATTAGTTAATCCTACGCATCGGCTAATTGTTAGGGCACAACTAAAGGAAACTATACTTTAGGGAAGACCACAATTTTCTAATTGTTTTTGTGGAGGAATTCTGATATATTAATAACTACCGTTTCACGGAGCACTATCGATTTAAAACATATACTTTTTCGAAAAAAGTGCTTGCTATTTAAAAAGAAACGTGATATATTATAAAAGTTGCCGCTGAAACAACGGCGACACGCAAAACAAGGTTGATCTTTGAAAACTGAACAACGAGTGAGCGGGTTTCACGGAAGTGAAATCTAAATAATAGAGTCAGATGCAAATCTGATCTCGTCAGATTCAAAATGAGCAAGTCAAACTTTAACACCTTTATTGGAGAGTTTGATCCTGGCTCAGGACGAACGCTGGCGGCGTGCCTAATACATGCAAGTCGAGCGGAGTTATTTTGGAAGCTTGCTTCCGAAATAACTTAGCGGCGGACGGGTGAGTAATACGTAGGCAACCTGCCTGTAAGACTGGGATAACTGCCGGAAACGGTAGCTAATACCGGATAAATCATTTCACCGCATGGTGGAGTGCTGAAAGACGGAGCAATCTGTCACTTACAGATGGGCCTACGGCGCATTAGCTAGTTGGTGGGGTAATGGCCTACCAAGGCGACGATGCGTAGCCGGCCTGAGAGGGTGAACGGCCACACTGGGACTGAGACACGGCCCAGACTCCTACGGGAGGCAGCAGTAGGGAATCTTCCGCAATGGACGAAAGTCTGACGGAGCAACGCCGCGTGAGTGATGAAGGTTTTCGGATCGTAAAGCTCTGTTGCCAGGGAAGAATGTCTTGGAGAGTAACTGCTCTGAGAGTGACGGTACCTGAGAAGAAAGCCCCGGCTAACTACGTGCCAGCAGCCGCGGTAATACGTAGGGGGCAAGCGTTGTCCGGAATTATTGGGCGTAAAGCGCGCGCAGGCGGTCATTTAAGTCTGGTGTATAAACTCGGGGCTCAACTCCGAGTCGCACTGGAAACTGGGTGACTTGAGTGCAGAAGAGGAGAGTGGAATTCCACGTGTAGCGGTGAAATGCGTAGAGATGTGGAGGAACACCAGTGGCGAAGGCGACTCTCTGGGCTGTAACTGACGCTGAGGCGCGAAAGCGTGGGTAGCAAACAGGATTAGATACCCTGGTAGTCCACGCCGTAAACGATGAATGCTAGGTGTTAGGGGTTTCGATACCCTTGGTGCCGAAGTTAACACATTAAGCATTCCGCCTGGGGAGTACGGTCGCAAGACTGAAACTCAAAGGAATTGACGGGGACCCGCACAAGCAGTGGAGTATGTGGTTTAATTCGAAGCAACGCGAAGAACCTTACCAGGTCTTGACATCCCTCTGACCGGCGCAGAGATGTGCCTTTCCTTCGGGACAGAGGAGACAGGTGGTGCATGGTTGTCGTCAGCTCGTGTCGTGAGATGTTGGGTTAAGTCCCGCAACGAGCGCAACCCTTAGGTTTAGTTGCCAGCACATGAAGGTGGGCACTCTAGATCGACTGCCGGTGACAAACCGGAGGAAGGTGGGGATGACGTCAAATCATCATGCCCCTTATGACCTGGGCTACACACGTACTACAATGGCCAGTACAACGGGAAGCGAAACCGCGAGGTGGAGCGAATCCTATCAAAGCTGGTCTCAGTTCGGATTGCAGGCTGCAACTCGCCTGCATGAAGTCGGAATTGCTAGTAATCGCGGATCAGCATGCCGCGGTGAATACGTTCCCGGGTCTTGTACACACCGCCCGTCACACCACGAGAGTTTACAACACCCGAAGTCGGTGAGGTAACCGCAAGGGGCCAGCCGCCGAAGGTGGGGTAGATGATTGGGGTGAAGTCGTAACAAGGTAGCCGTATCGGAAGGTGCGGCTGGATCACCTCCTTTCTATGGAGAATCGTCTTCTGTAACGAAGACATTCAAATATTACGGACGACGAAAGTCGCCGGATGCTCACTCGTTGGTCAGTTTTGAGAGTTCAACTCTCAAGCTTATCTTCCAACACTTACCGTTGAAACGGAAAGCTGAAAGATGATAAGATATTCTTCCGCCAGTCAAATGGCGAAAGAAACTTGATCCTTGAAAACTGGATAACGAAACGAAATTTGCGTTTTAGAAAATTCCTTTTAGCTGAAACTTGTGTCTAACAAGTTTTGAATTAAAAGTGGCTAGCGTAGGTTTTGAGACTGGAGATCCTTTGTGAGACGATTTCTCCCTTGTATGAATTTACTTGATCAAGAAATCGGCGAACAACAGAGCGCCAGGCGCAAAACCGAAGCATTATGGTTAAGCTACTAAGAGCACACGGAGGATGCCTAGGCGCTAGGAGCCGAAGAAGGACGTGGCGAACAACGAAACTGCCTCGGGGAGCTGTAAGCAAGCTTTGATCCGGGGGTGTCCGAATGGGGAAACCCGGCTGTGTTCATACGCAGTCACTCACATCTGAATACATAGGGTGTGAAGAGGCATACCAGGGGAACTGAAACATCTAAGTACCCTGAGGAAGAGAAAACAAAAGTGATTCCGTCAGTAGCGGCGAGCGAACGCGGATTAGCCTAAACCAGGGAGCTTGCTCTCTGGGGTTGTGGGACGTCTCACATGGAGTTACAAAGGAACCGATTAGACGAACAGGTCTGGAAAGGCCGGCCATAGAAGGTAAAAGCCCTGTAATCGAAAGTCTGTTCCCTCCGAGACGGATCCCGAGTAGTGCGGGGCACGTGAAACCCCGTATGAATCTGCCAGGACCATCTGGTAAGGCTAAATACTCCCTAGCGACCGATAGTGAAGCAGTACCGTGAGGGAAAGGTGAAAAGCACCCCGGGAGGGAGTGAAAAAGAACCTGAAACCGTGTGCTTACAAGAAGTCAGAGCCCTATTTATGGGTGATGGCGTGCCTTTTGTAGAATGAACCGGCGAGTTACGTTCCCGTGCAAGGTTAAGGTGAAGAGCCGAAGCCGCAGCGAAAGCGAGTCTGAATAGGGCGATTGAGTACGTGGACGTAGACCCGAAACCGGGTGATCTACCCCTGTCCAGGGTGAAGGTGCGGTAACACGCACTGGAGGCCCGAACCCACGTATGTTGAAAAATGCGGGGATGAGGTGGGGGTAGCGGAGAAATTCCAATCGAACTCGGAGATAGCTGGTTCTCCCCGAAATAGCTTTAGGGCTAGCCTCGGTGAATAGAGTCGTGGAGGTAGAGCACTGATTGGGTGCGGGGCCCGCCAAGGGTTACCAAGCTCAGTCAAACTCCGAATGCCATAGACTTATAACCGGGAGTCAGACAGTGAGTGCTAAGATCCATTGTCAAGAGGGAAACAGCCCAGACCATCAGCTAAGGTCCCCAAGTGTGTGTTAAGTGGGAAAGGATGTGGAGTTGCACAGACAACCAGGATGTTGGCTTAGAAGCAGCCACCATTTAAAGAGTGCGTAATAGCTCACTGGTCGAGTGACTCTGCGCCGAAAATGTAACGGGGCTAAACACACCACCGAAGCTATGGCTTGAATCGACTTCACTGCTTCTTTGAAGCGGTGTTGCCTGAGACATTTTTGCCGAAAGCAACCTTTGAAATCATTCATGGGTTTCGGCCAAATGCTCCAGGGGTTAAACCCATCACTTCGAAGCTGGAGTGAAGTCGATTCAGGGGTAGGGGAGCGTTGTATGCGGATTGAAGTTGGACCGGAAGGACTGGTGGACTGCATACAAGTGAGAATGCCGGTATGAGTAACGAAAAGATCAGTGAGAATCTGATCCGCCGAAAGCCCAAGGTTTCCTGAGGAAGGTTCGTCCGCTCAGGGTAAGTCGGGACCTAAGGCGAGGCCGAAAGGCGTAGTCGAAGGACAACAGGTTGAAATTCCTGTACCACCGTAATCCGTTATGAGCGATGGGGTGACGCAGTAGGGTAGTGACGCGAGCTGATGGATGCTCGTCCAAGCAGTGAGGCTGATGTGTAGGCAAATCCGCACATCGTTAAGGCTGGGCTGTGATGGGGAGGGAAAATTTACAGTACCGAAGGTCATGATCTCACACTGCCAAGAAAAGCCTCTAGCCAGGAGAAGGTGCCCGTACCGCAAACCGACACAGGTAGGCGAGAAGAGAATTCTAAGGCGCGCGGAAGAACTCTCGTTAAGGAACTCGGCAAAATGACCCCGTAACTTTGGGAGAAGGGGTGCCCCGGTAGTGTGAATAGCACGAGGGGGCCGCAGTGAAAAGGCCCAAGCGACTGTTTAGCAAAAACACAGGTCTGTGCGAAGCCGTAAGGCGAAGTATACGGGCTGACGCCTGCCCGGTGCTGGAAGGTTAAGGGGAGCGGTTAGGGGTAACCCGAAGCTGTGAACCGAAGCCCCAGTAAACGGCGGCCGTAACTATAACGGTCCTAAGGTAGCGAAATTCCTTGTCAGGTAAATTCTGACCCGCACGAATGGCGTAACGACTTGGGCGCTGTCTCAACGAGAGATCCGGTGAAATTTTAATACCTGTGAAGATGCAGGTTACCCGCGACAAGACGGAAAGACCCCATGGAGCTTTACTACAGCTTGATATTGAACTTTGATGCGATTTGTACAGGATAGGTGGGAGCCTAGGAATCCGGAGCGCCAGCTTCGGTGGAGGCGCCGTTGGGATACCACCCTGATCGTATCGAAGTTCTAACCTGGGACCGTGATCCGGTTCGGGGACAGTGTCAGGTGGGTAGTTTGACTGGGGCGGTCGCCTCCTAAAGAGTAACGGAGGCGCCCCAAGGTTCCCTCAGAATGGTTGGAAATCATTCGTAGAGTGCAAAGGCAAAGGGAGCTTGACTGCGAGACTGACAAGTCGAGCAGGGACGAAAGTCGGGCTTAGTGATCCGGTGGTACCGCATGGAAGGGCCATCGCTCAACGGATAAAAGCTACCCTGGGGATAACAGGCTTATCTCCCCAAGAGTCCACATCGACGGGGAGGTTTGGCACCTCGATGTCGGCTCATCGCATCCTGGGGCTGAAGTAGGTCCCAAGGGTTGGGCTGTTCGCCCATTAAAGCGGTACGCGAGCTGGGTTCAGAACGTCGTGAGACAGTTCGGTCCCTATCTGTCGTGGGCGTAGGAAATTTGAGAGGAGCTGTCCTTAGTACGAGAGGACCGGGATGGACGCACCGCTGGTGTACCAGTTGTTCCGCCAGGAGCATAGCTGGGTAGCTACGTGCGGATGGGATAAACGCTGAAAGCATCTAAGCGTGAAGCCCTCCTCAAGATGAGATTTCCCAATTTAGTAAGACCCCTTGAAGACGACGAGGTTGATAGGCCTGAGGTGGAAGTGCAGCAATGTATGGAGCTGACAGGTACTAATCGGTCGAGGGCTTATCCAAACTTTACCCCAAAAAGTGAAGCGGAGGCTTCGAAGAGTATACCGAATACTTTTCGGGGGCCCCGGTGAACCAAGTAAGGGCTAACACGCAAATGAAGTTTCGTATCCAGTTTTCAGGTGATCAAGTCATCTGAACACGTTTGGTGGCAATGGCGGAGGGGTTCCACACGTACCCATCTCGAACACGACCGTTAAGCCCTCCAGCGCCGATGGTACTTGGACCGCAGGGTCCTGGGAGAGTAGGACGTCGCCAAGCAACTGAAAAAGCACTGTTGATCCAAAGATCAGCAGTGCTTTTTTGTTTTTCTAAGTGCTGTTTGTATTGCATCAAAACACGTTCTTACGGACAAGAGATCCGCTATTTGCTGTTTTTATGTGAAATCGGCAAGCCAACGGACTCAGAAGGCGCTATTCAGTGGAAATAGCCGTCGAAGCCATGGATTTTACATCAATAGGCTCCCTTGTGTCCGTTAGGTTCAGAAAAAGCAGCATTTATTCGAGATAGCGGAACTAAGGTCCGTAAGAGATCAGCAGAACTAGAGACAGCAAAAAGACAACCTGTACTTGATTAACCGCCGTCTTTACCTGAATTACGGACAAGAGATCCGCTATTTGCTGTTTTTATGTGAAATCGGCAAGCCAACGGACACAGAAGGCGCTATTCAGTGGAAATATTCGTCGAAGCCATGGATTTTACAACAATAGAATCCCTTGTGTCCGTTAGGTTCAGAAAAAGCAGCATTTATTCGAGATAGCGGAACTAAGGTCCGTAAGAGATCAGCAGAACTAGGGACAGCAAAAAGACAACCTGTACTTGATTAACCGCCGTCTTTACCTGAATTACGGACAAGAGATTCGCTATTTGCTGTTTTTATGTGAAATCGGCAAGCCAACGGACACAGAAGGCGCTATTCAGTGGAAATAGCCGTCGAAGCCATGGATTTTACATCAATAGGCTCCCTTGTGTCCGTTAGGTTCAGAAAAAGCAGCATTTATTCGAGATAGCGGAACTAAGGTCCGTAAGAGATCAGCAGAACTAGAGACAGCAAAAAGACAACCTGTACTTGATTAACCGCCGTCTTTACCTGAATAATGCTGTAACAGGGTGTATCGTATGCAGTATGTGAAACTTTATTCTAAGCAATCAGAAGAATATCAACCATAAATCGCAATATTGCTACCTCAAAATTGTTTCCTGAATTCGATAGACTTACGATGTAAGCCTATACATTTAGAAAGGGGTCATTACTTCTATGTCGCCGTAGCGCTTTTCTTCAGCGCAATGTTCGGCAACAACAAAGGAGGTTAAACGGCTGCTAAACTGCATGGGGCTGAAGTGCATGGCCTTCAACTCGGAATGGTGGACGTATGGTGTCGATTTCAGAATGATGATGTCGGCGACTTTTACCACGAAGCCGCTTCCGCTTCTCGTCGTATTTTGCTGTTCACTCGTTGGGTTAATGCGGGACTTACTTCAGAGGCGATCAAAAAGCTAGCAAGGAATA from Paenibacillus woosongensis includes the following:
- a CDS encoding class D sortase, producing the protein MKYAAAHLKETDPIGESGNAAIAAHRARTKGRLFNRLNEIEVGDEIVVEVGSKGYVYETDKISIVKPTDVSVLKRDPDNKAVLTLITCDPLVNPTHRLIVRAQLKETIL
- a CDS encoding LPXTG cell wall anchor domain-containing protein, producing the protein MLPEAEPEDQPPSSKPEKTEKIDDVSVSTLPKTGEASSLPYYIAGLGSVIVGFFLRRKSKKSS
- a CDS encoding GtrA family protein: MRDNGGGRVAIQFLKFNAVGLINTAIDFSFFTLLLFFGMGSLGAQVISYAAGTLNSYILNKKITFADQEGGWGGRSMFVIGQFARFAALNAAVLALSLMMLFVLISLAGLHPLTSKVLVTAVTVGLNFLGSRKWVFAKQTYGHDRMEG